The Maylandia zebra isolate NMK-2024a linkage group LG14, Mzebra_GT3a, whole genome shotgun sequence genome includes the window CTTGCGCCTTTCTAACTTCTTCGTAGGTCCTGCTCAGGTTCCCATGATGTCTCCAAATGGTTCAGTGCCTCCAATCTATGTGCCTCCTGGATACATTTCACAGGTAGCCATTCATGCGCTATTTCCATCCCAGTGTTTCTGATTGGCATCTTATCATTCTGAGAGTAGCTTTGATATCTGCTTTCACTGCTATTGTTTTCCCCCCCTTAGATCATAGAAGAGAACGGAGTGCGGCGGGTTCTGGTTTTACCTCAGCAACCAGAGTTCCACCCAGGGGGGCACTCCCCTCTCCAccatcctcctccaccaccccaTGCCCACCTGCCTGCCTTCATCCCACACCCTGCCATGATGCCCCCTCCACATCACCTGTATACAGGCATGGCAGGGGGCGTGGGCGACATGAGCTCCCAGTACATCTCTCAGTACCATCCAGCTCATATTTACCCAGAGCAGGGTGAGTTGGAGTCAGGAGTCCCTGGATATACTGTTAtacttgttgtgttgtttgtttttgtatttgttctcAGCACTTTATTTGGATAGGCTGGTTACACACTAATGGCATGAGTCAAGTCTTACTCTTTTAGTTGCTTAATCTAAGAGAATTACTTCACTTTCATCATGTGCATTTGCATGTCCATCTTATAAGAATAATGTTTTTGTGCCACAGTCTCTACAGATTCTCACTCCCAACATGGACGTCCGTCGTTGGTTCACAGAGATGACAGAACTAGCAAAACACATGAACGTCTGCAGAAGAAACTGAAGGAGCGTCAAGGAGGAGGGCAGGTGAAGGACAGCCCTCCCTCGTCACCACAGAAGTCCTGCAACAGTCCCCCAACGGTGGACATTCATAACGGTATTGGAGGGAAAGGGCTGGAGGCAGAGCAGGGGCAACTTAGGCACACAGTGTCCTCTCCTGACAAGCAGACAGGCAAGCGAAAAATTGGAGAGTCAGCAGGTAAGAGTATTAAAGGGTGGAGGTTTATCATAGGTTTTGGGTTTTAGCATGGTATTTGGGAAAACTAATAGCTGGGCAAAGGTGATACTATTTAATCAGTCACGTTTTAATGTGCAGGAAGAATAGTTTCACATTGTGACCTGATGGAGATTGCTACAATGTAGAAACAATCCACTACTAATAATGAAGCATTTAAAAAACCGTTACAATATTTTTCAAGATCCAGTTAGAGAATCATTTTCACAGCTTAGAAATATCTGAATTCCTCACTTGATAGTTTTCTTTAAGTCTTTAAAGCTTAAGGGTAGTAACTAACAGAAGGTTGATCTGTAATCATTAATTTAAAAGAAGTTTGACATTTACAGAGTGATTTTGGTAGTACTGACACATCCTGTTTGTTCAGCACGTAAAAACAGTAGCTATTATTAAAGTATTTTAATAAATTGATttacttttttctcttctctcctcagTACTTGACAAGGAGGCGCAGGCCCTACAAGCGCTCTTGAGCACCATCAATAAACCAGAGGTTGGTGTttgcttctttcttcttcttttcttttctttttttttttttttttttaaatctaattaaTGCAGTTTGCATGATTTTATGTGATTCCGTTAACAAAAAATGAAACTGTAATGATGCTACTATGTTGCATCATTAAACATTCTATTAACAACCTCAATGAATTATTACTTAGCATCTTACTAATGGAGTCAGACCTGCTGACTACCATCCATGTGGGGACTTTTATTCCCAATTGTGCCGCAGCATTTATACAAGTACTGAAAGGTTTGGATTTGCTCTGggttaaatacatttttccccTGGCTCTCACATAGTTAGATTATATACATGAGAAAGCCATTTGTTTTGCACCAAAATACATGATTAAATGTTATAGTTGCAAAATTATCTGACTGAAATATTCATACTagatacttcttttttttttttaatcctttgaAATTGCTATTTTAAAATGGTGTTGGGTTCTCAGCTGCCCAGCAGCTTTGTAGATAAATGAAGACGAGAATGGCTGTTCAATAGCAGCTGGGTCAGAATTAGTAGAACTGCAAATAGAATTTGCTTGACCTTATAAGATAAGATTTGTCACCGTTGGTACCGTCTGAGCTCCTTGTAAAAGTAGCAAAAACAACTCTGTTGGAAATATAATAGATAAAGTTAACAGAATACTGGGGAAGTTCAGCTCTTTGCTGCCATACTGGTCCGTTACTCAACAGAGAGTCAAACTGCGGGAAGGAAAAGGACTAAGGTGGGCCTGCAGGGCAGAGGGGAGGAGGTACAGACTTGACCTGATTGAGTTCTTCCACATATGAATCCCCCCCCTGCAGAGTAGCTCAACCTATTTTTAAATCTTCTCCAAacagaatggaaaaaaaatatcttaGGGTTGCACAGCACATCCCTGCCAGAAGCTGAAAACCTTTTTCCCAATGCACTgtcagtttgcatattttgatcCCACACTCTTTTCCACTACCAAGCAATATGTTGGTTTTGGAAAATGCAAGAATAAGAAATGCTTATGTTTTTAAGACTTCTAAGCATGGCTGTTTACCAGCCATAACCAGTTTTGGTTCTGAGTTTTAAGGGTTGTAGGAAATTATTAATTGACAGTATTTTAAGAGTCTGCAGATACTCTGAAGAAGGAATAACTTGATACTCATCCAATGTACTTTCTTGTGATAGGTGTCAGACATCGAGGCCAGAGGAGCAACAGTGAGCTGGAGTGCGCCCACCAAGCCAGAAAGTGAGAATGACAGCAAGGAGGATGACCCCAGCTTCTCAGAGCCTCTCTGCTATGATGTCTCCATCTCAATTAGTGGTAAAGATGGGAAGTACCAGAGCATGCACTGGTGAGTATAAGAAACATCCACAAGTTTTAACATCAGTTGTCATGACAAATTAAGCATAGACTATGTCCTTATCAAACtcaaaaggtgttttttttttttcattttcctttaatGCAGTGGGGAAGAACTAAGTGCAACTTTAGAACTCCTTCGGCCAGCAACAGACTATCATGTCAGGTTGGTGCAACACTCCACCACCTCTTATTTCAAATCCAGATTTAGTACTCCTAGTAATAAtgtataaacatgttttttttgtttgtttgtgtcatgCCCCCTCCCAGGGTCCAGGCGATGTGTAGCGGTTTACAGGGAAACCCATCAGAGGCTGTGAGCTTCACCACTTTAAGCTGTGAGCCAGATCCTCCCAATCCTCCCAAGAAGATCAGTGGGACCAAGAATTCTCTTTTACTTCAGTGGAAGGTAAAAGAAAAGACTGCCTGATGAAGCCACAGTTTTAAAGCTGGACATTAAGAAGCAGCAAGAATGTATGATATAAAAAAAGATTACTAAATATTGAAACTACGATTTCTTTTGTGTTCAGGAATGATAGTAGGTGATAGTAATAAACGATGCACACATATTTGCCCCTTGAGGCGGAATAATGACGAAGAGTTAagatccctgcactttctatgATTACCTGATAATTATAATTACCTTCCCTTCACATTTGTTACCATGCCCCCATCAGTGTTGTACCActtctgtgttttcattcaaactgttcTATGGTGAGGATTAATGCTAGTGGTTGCACAGACTACTAGTTagttgaaatattaaaaacctttttttgtttgcttttttttttttttaatctataggCTCCATGTGACAATGGttccaaaattcaaaactacaTACTCCAGTGGGATgaggtaatttttttttttttttttttttttttttttttttaatctctaaaGAATTGATATTTGTGTTCAACTAGTATTCCAGTTTCTTTAAGTGAAACACTTTGTTCATTAAAGGGGAAGGGCACTGGTGTTTATGAACAGTGCTACTATGGACCTCAGAAGCAGTACAAAGTGACCAAGCTTTCTCCAGCTTCACGATACTCTTTCCGCCTTGCAGCCAAAAATGACATGGGTACAAGGTAGGTGCATTAACGTCCTATTATCTCCTGAATGGCACCCTCCCTGTTGTCCGTTATTATATTGCTGTTTCTTCCATCCACTGTCTTCATCCATGTGTGTCtctcactgtgtttcttctgtctctctctcccattCTTTCCCATCCACCATCTCTCTCTGCCCTCCCCAGCGAGTTCAGTGAAGTGGTGGACCTGTTCACCTCATGCAGTGTGCCATTGCCACCCTTCCCTCCAGAGCTGGAGATGGCGGGGGTGACCTGGCTGTGTCTGAAGTGGCAGAGGCCTGCTAGCTCTCCAAAGGAGGATGACATCTTTTATATTTTGGAAATGGAGGAGGAAGGCTCGGTATGTCTCCTGCGTAAACCTAAAATCATCTGATCATGTGAGATTGTAGCTCATGTATGAAACAGCAGTATATGCAGACACTGTTTTCTgtaaaatattatgtttttcCCATCCACGTGAAGTGCCTCCCGTTAATGCATACAGGCTTATCTTAGACTGTTGTGTTTCCAGTTGTGTTGCCATCTTGAGTTTGTGAAAGAGTATAAAATATGtacattttccacattttgttgtGCTTAGACTTACCTTAATTCTTTGTCCATTGTGTCCTACTTCCGTTGGTGTTCCTAAGATTCGTTCTGTGCCTAAttgaaataaattaatattaaacagATGTAACAGTTTGTATTAGGTCTCACAGTTGATGATGTCAGAGTTGGAAAACTAAGCAGTGAGGTCAAAAAAACATGCCCATAGACTTGCAAGAAAGGGTTGACTCAATCCATGGATGAAGGAAAGGATACAAGAACATTTAAACAGTGTTAAGTACTCGAGAGTAGATGGTCTCCATTGAAGGTGGTTTCTCGtgccttttaaaaataatggTAAATCCATCCTTAATCCTTAATCACAAGAGTCACAGCTACCGGTTAAAGGTTTAAAGAAAAATTGGAGCAAGAGGGCTTGGTAAGACAGGTAACACAGAAgccaattgatttttttttcttttttttttctaggttAAAAAGTTGACATATTTGTAGCTTTGTTGCTTTTGCCCCTCAAAACGTAGTAGGTGGCGTGAACCAGACGAAAGCTTCCGTAATCCCTGCAGCTATTGCTCCTGCAGACCACTTTGCTTTCTGTGCTACAGTGGTTGCCTTGAAAGCCATTGCTCACCTGGTTGTTTTCCTCCTCCCTTTGTCATTTGTCTTTGTCTCAGGGATATGGCTTCCAGACAAGCTACAACGGTGACGAACTCTCTTTCACCATTAGGAATCTCCACAGGAGCACCAAGTACAAGTTTAGGGTAAGGGAGCCCAAAGACTGACGTTGGTCCTTTTGGTTGTactttaatttgaaataaatgaaatcatatcttttaaatgaaaatattaaaagaatGCAGATCATAAATGTAGAACTTCTGAAATTTATGCTCAGGGATGCAGTGAAGCATTCCTGTCCAACTTTTTGGAAAAATGTTGAGGTTAACAAATTCTGAATGagcatgtatttatttgtttatttatttttaaagcttcAATATTTGATATGTTGGCTTGGGAATTATTTGctgcttattattattattattattattattattattattattattattattattattattattattaataatatcaAGTGTCCCAATGATTTTTGAAAACAAGGTTGTGGAGTGTGTATGGAGAGGAACAGCTTTTAGGCGGGGAAGTTGCTGAGttcaatgttgaccctgtgagTCATCTGTTTTGCAAGATTCTGCTAGCAAAGCGGTGGGCAGCTGACAACATCAACAGGAAGAGCCAATGAGAACCTAGTTGTGCAAAGTGTTTGAGCTACACAAGTTTTTTGGGCCGGCAGTAATGTTAGAACCTTTGGACAAATAGTTGCCTGTGTCTTCTTCCCTatatatttttctctttcacaCATTCCCAGATTCCCAGTCTTTCCCATTCTCCCCAACATTATTAGTCTCCTATTTAATTTTTGAATGTTTACTAAAGAGTTTTGAGCTCAGAAAATGGGCAAAGATTAATAATTGGTTGAAATTAAACTGAAGATGTGACGCCTGCTTGAGATGTATGATCCATATCTttatataaaatagtgtgtgtTCAATAAATCTGTAATATTCGTTTTTCTAAATATTTGTAGCGTGTTAGACGTCTTAAATGAGTTTTGTCTAAAACACAGTTCCATATCCTGTAAACGTTGTTTTAGTATTGATTACAGCAATTTGTAAATGCTGTTTAGCCTTGTTTGAGCAGGCCTGAAAGATATAGAGCCCACTTTTAAGAGGTTTACTGTGCCCTGTTAAACtaaacatttctcagagatgGCATCACCTCAGCTGTGACGTTAGTGAGTTCTTAGCTCGAATCCAtctttaaaaatatcatttttgcCCAGCATTTTCACCGCAGACATCCAGACGTTCAGACATATAAACACCTTCCCAATTTCCCCAAAGcatctttgtggttgtttctaCTACACTGGTTGTCCTCAGAAGGAAGTGGTGGGTTTCTGGTTTTGGTGCTAGAGGCAGCAGTGCTGATTGCCAAAACATATAGAAGACATTCTTTTAATTCAGGTGAACTGCTTTTGTGgtatttcctttaaaaaaaaaaaaaaaaaagggaaaaaagaaaaagttgatTACATAAGTTCCTCCATAAGACTGTATTTAACAAGTGTGTCATATTCAGTTTAGCTAAGTAGCTGTACTCCTAAACTGCATTTGCACTAGATCACAGGTGTTCAGTGTGTCTCCCCTCTCATAATAACTGTTATTTTCCTGCAGCAAGTGACAGTAACAGGTGCTATTTTTCTGCCCTGTGTTTCAAGAGCAAGAAATCCAAATTAATTAATAGACTGGTAATAGAATTTATAAGCTTTACTCACATGGCCATACAAATCCACACCACAGCATTGCAAAGCATGAAACTGTCAGAAAAGTATCACATAAACAAGCCGCCATATGGCTAAATGATAGAAATATTCATTAGCCATCTCAAGAAATCCTCAATTCCTCATTTCCAATTTTCCAGCTGCACATTGCGAAGGCAGGCTATGCACTGTGCAGGTTTGTTTGGTACAATTCGTGGATGAACACTGCTCAGCGTGCTCAGAGATTTCAATATTATAGCAGAAGCGGCAGAGAAATGCAAATCCCAATAAAGCTTATTGTCTCGTTTCATGATTGCCTTTTGAATTGAGAAGAATAAAACCTGTTTAGACACCACAAGCTCTGCAGAGTCATCTCTCTCATAATGTGCTATTTGCCTGAGGCCATTTTAGTTGCAGGCATACTGTTTACTTTGTCTCATGGATCTGGTTGGTGGTTATTATCAGGGAAAATAATGATCTTTATACACTTGGCCTCATTTACTAcctagaggggaaaaaaggattaaTTTCCTGATAggggtttattatttatttatttctgcatttctgCACCTCCTCCAGGTGGCGGCATACAACTCAGAGGGCAAGAGCAACCCTAGCCAGGTGGTCGAGTTCATCACAAAACCAGATATACCTGGCTGTCCCTTCAAGCCTGTCATCAGAGGAAGAGTCCTGCCCAACAGCTTCAAAATGGCCTGGGGTAAGTTTTCTTCTAGTTGCCCTTTTGACTTATTAAAACCTTTCACTCTTCATGTAGTTGACAGCCTGGCAAGTCCAGTTTGCAAGTTCATTTTTCTGACTGAGCTCTGCCTGGACCTATGTGACGGATGACATCCCAGGCTGTCTGTACTATAGATGATTGACAATTCTCTTCTCTTCAGACATAAGCATGAATCCTTCATACGCACACCTCACTGGACAAACACATCCATCACCGCTGTACGTGTCTGTGCTTCCAGATTTCAAAAtgccatttaaaaaacatgtcTGCAGTTATGAAGAtattttcaaatgtttctgtGCACTAAAATGAGtttcagaagaaaaaacaaggcAACATCCTTGGCCAATCATGCTTTAACTGAGATTATTCTAATGCCGAAATCAGAAATCAAATTTTGTAGATTCATAGCacacttttaaaatgaattaatatATTTCAGGTGGATAAGTAGTCAACCCTTTTGGGGACATAATGATTTATatagaaaaataattattttaattatgtgCTTGTGTTAAAATTTAGAACCCCCTAAAGATGATGGTGGCTCAGAAATCACTAAGTATGTTGTGGAGCTTTCTGAAGGCACAAGTGGTAAGTTCCTCATGGTGACAGTAATAATTTACAAATTTAATAAtatatgatttcatttattgaaataattttaatgtaattaaaatggtctgtgcgtgcgtgtgtgttttttgttatgttttttccGCTTAGGCTCACCGTGGGGGCAGGTGTACTCGGGGCCAGCTCTGGAACATGTGTGTGAGGGCTTGAAGCCCGGCTGCTCCTACCAGACGCGAGTTTACTGCATGAGCGAGGGGGGGCAGAGCCCGGTGAGTCATTCAACGTCAGTACACGTGTGCACATGGTTGCGCACATAGCCTTGTGTTTCACCACAGGAATTCAGAGTTTGATGCATCAGTTACATATTTATTTGATTGCAGGGAGAAAAGGGAGGGTAAGATATGGCTGTGGTTTTTTGggcgttttttgttttgttatgctttttttgtttttgttttttaaatgatttgcaTACACGTGGACTGAGATTACTGTTAGAAACATTAGAAAATGTAACAGACActtatttatcttataaaaACTTTCAGAATCACACTAGGTGTTAGCCccttttcttgttgttgttgttgttgttgttgttattatcattattattattattattttggttatGAGTGATGCATTTCTGAGCTGTTATTCAAAGTGTTGTGAGTAAGCAGACAGTGATGATTTCATTAATTTGACACAAATGATTCTAGATATGTAATCTATTTATGGCAAGTTTTAATAGGAAATTGTCATTCAGTCAGTTGCTTATGTTGGATATTAGACTATGCTTCCTGGTGTGTAAGTACAAGACAAAGCCCGCTAATCGATTAACCCTCCCTGCATGTGTCAGAGAATGTTTTTCTTAATTAGTTCAGTTCACAGACGCTCTTCATTAATTTCTTCATCAGCTGTTTGTGCATGCATTTATTCAAGATGGAGCTGGTAAAGAAACATGAGTCATGGTGGCGAATTCCTGCTTTTTGGTGCAGCGCAATGTGACATAACACTCacatgggctttttttttttccctttgtcacAGAAGTTGAGTGTATAATTCACTTGTGAGGCAGTATGTCTAACTTTACCCATAAAGACAGCGTATTTTTCTGTATGCTCGTGTCCTTTGATCGATGCATTCACATTCGTCTCCTCTCCGGACTGCTGTAGCCTGAGTCGGTCTGATAAGCCGGTGAAAATGACAATCTGTGTCCTGTGTGTTTTGTAAGAGGAGAGAGTAAAGAGTGTGAAATTGTTATTTTCTGTGGGTCTTAATTGGTGTGTTGTCTTTACTTGCAAGCTGTCAGAGACCCTGCAGGTCCAGACTCCCGCAGTGCCCCCGGGGCAATGCCAGCCCCCTCGGTTGGTGGGCAAGCCCAAAGCCAGGGAGGTGCAACTGCGCTGGGGTGAGTCATTCCTCTCCAACTTAGATCTGTGTGGGATGCATCTCTGGCTTCTGTTGATGCATTTATTTGTCTTGTGAACAAACCTCAAAGCACTAATCTTTGATTGTACAGTTACTATTATTTTGCTGTTTGTGCATTTTAGCTTTGTTTATACACTGTTATTTTTCTTGGAcagtgcttctttttttctcccaaaGTGTATTGATCTTTATAAATACTTGTTTGTACAAATTTCCTAGGTGTCCCTCAGGTAGACGGAGGAAGCCCGGTTTCTTGCTACAGTATAGAAATGAGCGGGCCACAGTCAGAGGAAAGCAAAGAGGTTTACCAGGGTCCAGAGCTGGACTGTTCTGTAGGAGGGTTAATGCCTGGCAAAACCTATAGTTTCCGGCTCAAGGCAGCAAACAAGGCTGGGGTGAGAGACTAATAATACTGAATAACACTGTAAgggatttaattattttttcccaGTGTGCTTTGAACAGTctcaataaatacattttaaaagtgtaaTTTGGAAATTTCTGGTTGTATAAACtagttctgttcttttcatgtgAAAAGTTTGGCCCTCTTTCGGAGCGCTTTGAGGTTACGACTGGCCCCGGGGCCCCTGAGCAGTGCAAAGCTCCCTCCACCACATGCAAGTCCTCCAGCTGTGTTGTTGTGAGCTGGGAGGTAAGACTGGCTGCCCCAAGTAATGTGTTCAAAATTGAGTGTTGTATGCATCATACTCATTCATTTCTTGTTTGGGATCTAGGCCCCTCCTTGTAATGGAGCTCCGGTGACAGAGTTTCGTCTGGAGTGGGGAGCAGCTGAGGGTAGCATGCAGATTTGTTATAGTGGACCAGGCCTCAGTCATGAAATGAAAGGCCTACTGCCTGCAACCAACTACTTCTGCCGGGTGCAAGTGAGTGCTTCATTATTTCCGATTTTATTTCTCGATttctagccccccccccccccctttttttttttccagtcttcaCCATGGTTAAAATAAAAGTCTAAAGCAGAATTATACATCATCTTTCACTATATAAAGACTATTATGCTATCTTATGACCTTATTTAAGTGTGATATATTCTCTGAGAATCTCATAATAATCCGAAGGACTCCCAGTAAAATGAAtaattttaactttaatttaatttgagAACATAAAGCTGACTAGGCCAGCACAGTAGGAAATATCTGAAACAGTTCTGCATCAGTTCCCTTATCCTTTGAGACACCACTTTCTGCCGGAGTGGAATAGttcttttcagggtttttttttttttttttttttttttgtggttttttttttgtgtgtttttttttttttaatgtcagtaCTTGTAATAATTTCTGCAGCGTTACTAAATGTCATCATTTGAGGTTTTCTCCAATTTTGTGGATGTTATCATTTGGATAGTTGTTTGGTGCATTTAATTTTTAGCATATTCTTGACTGAAGAGTAAAATTGTTTACGTTTACATTGGAACTCCATCTTGTGGTCAAACGTTAATGCTGCACAGGTGTTCTTCCACACCACAAGTGGTACTTGATATCAACTTCTTGGGCGCACTCTTGTTTCTTGTTAATAGGCTGTGAACGTGGCTGGTGTGGGTCCCTTCAGCGAGGCAGTGTTTTGCCTGACGCCCTGCACTGTGCCTGCTGCTGTCAGCAACATATACGTGCTCAAAGAGTCTGAGCTGCGAAGTTACGATACTCCAGTGGATGCggatgaagatgaggaagaggaggagagtgagTCCCGGCCACAGCCGGTCTACTCTCCGTCCACCTGCCTGGGTATTTGCTGGGACCCTCCATGCGATCACGGCTCTGAGATCaattcctacctgattgacattGGAGAGCGACAACCTATTGTTGTTGGTCCGGTCACCAAACACGTCATCCAAAATCTACAGCCTGACACCAGCTACAGGTTGGTGCAAGTTTTAAAGGTAGCATCGTAGTTATGCTACACCACTAAGAACTTTCCGGATGTAAGGCAGAAAgagcagtttttaaattatgtcTCTGTGCTCATGCGGAATAACATGTGATACAAATTGGACACGCCATGCTTTTAGATTCACTTGGTCTGTGATGCTTTGTTCCAAAAGCTGTCAAAGGGGACAACTTGGGCAGATGTAATTGGTTACATCTGTAAACCTTGTCTATTGTGAAGAGGGCTGGCAACTGTTTAGAAAGCAGTTGGGTTCCAGACGAGAcatcaaacatttttttgttggCTGGATatttgaatgtgttttattattCTAAACGAGACAGAAATACTGACAGAGTTCATGGATTAACATTTTAAGAGGGACTGAGATGAATGAATTTGTTGTCAACTTTTAGTGAATTtgtacagaaaatgtaaaatcaaGGACATAAAGGTCCTCTGGTTGTCACTGCAGTGTTTTACTATACCTTTCCAGCTCTCTGGTGtcatgtcttcttcttcttcttcttcttcaggatTCGAATCCAAGCCCTTAATAGCCTGGGAGCAGGCCCCTTTAGTCACACCTTTAAGCTGAAGACAAAGCCCCTGCCCCCACAGCCCCCCCGCTTGGAGTGCACCGCCTTCAGCCACCAGACCCTCAGGCTCAAGTGGGGTGACGGCCCAGCCAAAGCCACCTCAGATGCCCTTCAGTATCAGCTGCACATGGGGGACAAGAATGGCAGGTTAGTCGGTCATTATTCAGGTGGGAGAAAGCGATCTGACAAGAGATAAACCAATAAGAAGGGAGACTGGAGTTTGAGCAAAAGCTGCATATAACTGTATTCAGGAGGGCGGGGTGATTGAAAATAAAGCAGCAGACAAATTGCGTTGGAAGCTG containing:
- the fndc3a gene encoding fibronectin type-III domain-containing protein 3A isoform X3 codes for the protein MADHTPPLESGQLLSPELPILASPPPPAMVNGEGPQQVILVQVNPGEAFTIRREDGQFQCITGPAQVPMMSPNGSVPPIYVPPGYISQIIEENGVRRVLVLPQQPEFHPGGHSPLHHPPPPPHAHLPAFIPHPAMMPPPHHLYTGMAGGVGDMSSQYISQYHPAHIYPEQVSTDSHSQHGRPSLVHRDDRTSKTHERLQKKLKERQGGGQVKDSPPSSPQKSCNSPPTVDIHNVLDKEAQALQALLSTINKPEVSDIEARGATVSWSAPTKPESENDSKEDDPSFSEPLCYDVSISISGKDGKYQSMHCGEELSATLELLRPATDYHVRVQAMCSGLQGNPSEAVSFTTLSCEPDPPNPPKKISGTKNSLLLQWKAPCDNGSKIQNYILQWDEGKGTGVYEQCYYGPQKQYKVTKLSPASRYSFRLAAKNDMGTSEFSEVVDLFTSCSVPLPPFPPELEMAGVTWLCLKWQRPASSPKEDDIFYILEMEEEGSGYGFQTSYNGDELSFTIRNLHRSTKYKFRVAAYNSEGKSNPSQVVEFITKPDIPGCPFKPVIRGRVLPNSFKMAWEPPKDDGGSEITKYVVELSEGTSGSPWGQVYSGPALEHVCEGLKPGCSYQTRVYCMSEGGQSPLSETLQVQTPAVPPGQCQPPRLVGKPKAREVQLRWGVPQVDGGSPVSCYSIEMSGPQSEESKEVYQGPELDCSVGGLMPGKTYSFRLKAANKAGFGPLSERFEVTTGPGAPEQCKAPSTTCKSSSCVVVSWEAPPCNGAPVTEFRLEWGAAEGSMQICYSGPGLSHEMKGLLPATNYFCRVQAVNVAGVGPFSEAVFCLTPCTVPAAVSNIYVLKESELRSYDTPVDADEDEEEEESESRPQPVYSPSTCLGICWDPPCDHGSEINSYLIDIGERQPIVVGPVTKHVIQNLQPDTSYRIRIQALNSLGAGPFSHTFKLKTKPLPPQPPRLECTAFSHQTLRLKWGDGPAKATSDALQYQLHMGDKNGRFISLYKGPCHTHKVQRLNESTSYTFRIQAFNEAGEGPFSNVYTFTTPRSPPAPLKAPKVERLDDNSCEVTWEALPPMKGDPVIYSLQCMIGNSDFKQAYKGSATTFHVQNLQPNSDYRFRVCAIRQCQDAPELSGPYSPTVTLSSQRNDAALASSAVSSGSRIGTESTRARQSLSDEQCAFLILMVFAVIAILIAFVIQYFVIK
- the fndc3a gene encoding fibronectin type-III domain-containing protein 3A isoform X1 → MADHTPPLESGQLLSPELPILASPPPPAMVNGEGPQQVILVQVNPGEAFTIRREDGQFQCITGPAQVPMMSPNGSVPPIYVPPGYISQIIEENGVRRVLVLPQQPEFHPGGHSPLHHPPPPPHAHLPAFIPHPAMMPPPHHLYTGMAGGVGDMSSQYISQYHPAHIYPEQVSTDSHSQHGRPSLVHRDDRTSKTHERLQKKLKERQGGGQVKDSPPSSPQKSCNSPPTVDIHNGIGGKGLEAEQGQLRHTVSSPDKQTGKRKIGESAVLDKEAQALQALLSTINKPEVSDIEARGATVSWSAPTKPESENDSKEDDPSFSEPLCYDVSISISGKDGKYQSMHCGEELSATLELLRPATDYHVRVQAMCSGLQGNPSEAVSFTTLSCEPDPPNPPKKISGTKNSLLLQWKAPCDNGSKIQNYILQWDEGKGTGVYEQCYYGPQKQYKVTKLSPASRYSFRLAAKNDMGTSEFSEVVDLFTSCSVPLPPFPPELEMAGVTWLCLKWQRPASSPKEDDIFYILEMEEEGSGYGFQTSYNGDELSFTIRNLHRSTKYKFRVAAYNSEGKSNPSQVVEFITKPDIPGCPFKPVIRGRVLPNSFKMAWEPPKDDGGSEITKYVVELSEGTSGSPWGQVYSGPALEHVCEGLKPGCSYQTRVYCMSEGGQSPLSETLQVQTPAVPPGQCQPPRLVGKPKAREVQLRWGVPQVDGGSPVSCYSIEMSGPQSEESKEVYQGPELDCSVGGLMPGKTYSFRLKAANKAGFGPLSERFEVTTGPGAPEQCKAPSTTCKSSSCVVVSWEAPPCNGAPVTEFRLEWGAAEGSMQICYSGPGLSHEMKGLLPATNYFCRVQAVNVAGVGPFSEAVFCLTPCTVPAAVSNIYVLKESELRSYDTPVDADEDEEEEESESRPQPVYSPSTCLGICWDPPCDHGSEINSYLIDIGERQPIVVGPVTKHVIQNLQPDTSYRIRIQALNSLGAGPFSHTFKLKTKPLPPQPPRLECTAFSHQTLRLKWGDGPAKATSDALQYQLHMGDKNGRFISLYKGPCHTHKVQRLNESTSYTFRIQAFNEAGEGPFSNVYTFTTPRSPPAPLKAPKVERLDDNSCEVTWEALPPMKGDPVIYSLQCMIGNSDFKQAYKGSATTFHVQNLQPNSDYRFRVCAIRQCQDAPELSGPYSPTVTLSSQRNDAALASSAVSSGSRIGTESTRARQSLSDEQCAFLILMVFAVIAILIAFVIQYFVIK